The Apium graveolens cultivar Ventura chromosome 11, ASM990537v1, whole genome shotgun sequence genome has a window encoding:
- the LOC141695745 gene encoding two-component response regulator 24-like, protein MAKKVTSSNKSKLSALVVDALGVCRIIHCAFLRRHGFETTSVESGRQAVDLIRFGQKFDVIFMDIIMPDMNGVQATRALRAMGVKSMIVGIVADLHYINENFMETGMDRVYEKPMTSEIVISVRQALLNNNVM, encoded by the exons ATGGCTAAGAAAGTTACAAGCTCCAACAAGAGTAAATTATCTGCTCTTGTAGTTGATGCTCTTGGAGTTTGTAGGATTATTCATTGTGCTTTCCTTAGAAGACATGGATTTGAAACCACTTCTGTTGAAAGTGGAAGGCAAGCTGTGGATCTCATCCGTTTTGGGCAAAAATTTGATGTCATATTTATGGATATCATAATGCCTGACATGAATGGTGTTCAG GCTACTAGAGCATTGCGAGCAATGGGAGTGAAGTCAATGATTGTTGGCATTGTCGCTGATCTCCACTACATTAATGAAAATTTTATGGAAACTGGTATGGATCGTGTTTATGAGAAGCCCATGACATCTGAGATCGTCATCTCTGTGCGTCAAGCGCTTTTAAACAACAACGTTATGTAA